Proteins encoded within one genomic window of Pseudorasbora parva isolate DD20220531a chromosome 3, ASM2467924v1, whole genome shotgun sequence:
- the cdc42ep2 gene encoding cdc42 effector protein 2 produces MRENQKSILTFPVGLILNAKCIVICVSSSRVQSIYSLHFSSHPFILLQGLSLCCAGGRSGSDMSAKAPIYLKRRSRKGKKEKLRDLLSSDMISPPLGDFRHTIHIGSGGGADDLFGDLSFLQGKFHLLPGQQSHQGSLQLSRTASVSSHPPASESSPLLKNALSLPIIGGVQALTLPAVTSAATVTTEVPTALTTTQSPPTSPSLAPPPKPPRLHLEERNVSRHTSLPASPNHCPVNLHTFGPSPDTEEDEKFMKDGDGEERPYLSNAGSMLSLHLDLGPSILEDVLQIMDNQRTGTFSGRLTPSGRQEIYT; encoded by the coding sequence ATGAGAGAGAATCAAAAAAGTATCCTGACTTTTCCAGTTGGATTGATTTTGAATGCTAAGTGCATTGTGATTTGTGTCTCCTCTTCACGTGTACAGTCCATTTATTCTCTTCACTTTTCCTCTCATCCGTTCATCCTGCTGCAAGGTCTGTCTCTCTGTTGTGCTGGAGGACGCAGTGGGTCAGACATGTCTGCCAAGGCTCCCATATACCTTAAACGGCGAAGTCGTAAAGGAAAGAAGGAAAAGCTCCGTGACCTCCTTTCATCCGACATGATCAGCCCTCCTCTGGGAGACTTCAGACACACCATCCACATTGGCAGTGGGGGAGGCGCTGACGATCTATTCGGTGACCTGTCTTTCCTACAAGGTAAATTTCACCTGTTACCAGGGCAGCAAAGTCATCAAGGGTCACTCCAACTAAGTCGCACAGCGAGTGTAAGCAGTCACCCACCAGCCAGTGAGAGCTCGCCTCTGCTGAAAAACGCTTTGTCACTTCCTATCATTGGAGGGGTGCAGGCGCTCACCCTCCCGGCTGTGACTTCAGCAGCAACGGTGACCACTGAGGTCCCAACAGCCCTGACAACAACCCAATCGCCCCCGACATCTCCGTCTCTCGCGCCACCTCCTAAACCTCCCAGACTGCACCTGGAAGAGAGGAACGTGTCTCGACATACATCGCTTCCTGCATCTCCAAACCACTGTCCAGTTAATTTGCACACATTTGGGCCGAGTCCAGATACTGAGGAAGATGAGAAATTCATGAAGGATGGAGATGGGGAAGAAAGGCCTTATTTGTCCAACGCCGGTTCTATGCTTTCCCTCCATCTGGATTTGGGGCCATCCATCCTAGAGGATGTTCTTCAGATCATGGACAACCAGAGAACAGGGACGTTCAGTGGGCGACTTACACCCAGTGGACGACAAGAGATATATACCTGA